In Harpia harpyja isolate bHarHar1 chromosome 12, bHarHar1 primary haplotype, whole genome shotgun sequence, a single window of DNA contains:
- the SLC2A2 gene encoding solute carrier family 2, facilitated glucose transporter member 2, with the protein MDKKSKMQAEKHLTGTLVLSVFTAVLGFFQYGYSLGVINAPQKVIEAHYSRVLGIIPLDRHATDAAGEDGTVPIPGTEPWGTTEGTLASPADTSEDLAASPHVLTMYWSLSVSMFAVGGMVSSFTVGWIGDRLGRVKAMLVVNVLSITGNLLMGLAKFGPSHMLIIAGRAVTGLYCGLSSGLVPMYVSEVSPTALRGALGTLHQLAIVTGILISQVLGLDFLLGNDEMWPLLLGLSGAAALLQFFLLLLCPESPRYLYIKLGKVEEAKKSLKRLRGNCDPMKEIAEMEKEKQEAASEKKVSIRQLFTSSKYRQAVIVALMVQISQQFSGINAIFYYSTNIFERAGVDQPVYATIGVGVVNTVFTVISVFLVEKAGRRSLFLAGLMGMLISAMAMTVGLVLLSQFTWMSYVSMVAIFLFVIFFEVGPGPIPWFIVAELFSQGPRPAAIAVAGFCNWACNFIVGMCFQYIADLCGPYVFVIFAALLLVFFLFAYFKVPETKGKSFEEIAAVFRRKKFPAKAMIELEDLRGSEEA; encoded by the exons atggacaagaaaagcaaaatgcaagCAGAGAAG CACCTCACGGGAACACTGGTCCTCTCTGTCTTCACCGCGGTGTTGGGCTTCTTCCAGTACGGCTACAGCCTGGGTGTCATTAACGCCCCGCAGAAG GTGATAGAAGCCCACTACAGCCGTGTGCTGGGCATCATCCCCTTGGACAGACATGCCACCGACGCCGCTGGGGAGGACGGCACCGTCCCCATCCCCGGCACGGAGCCCTGGGGTACCACCGAGGGCACGCTCGCGTCCCCAGCTGACACCAGCGAGGATCTCGCCGCTTCCCCGCACGTCCTCACCATGTACTGGTCCCTCTCCGTCTCCATGTTCGCCGTCGGCGGCATGGTCTCCTCCTTCACCGTGGGGTGGATCGGCGACCGGCTGGGGAG GGTGAAAGCCATGCTGGTGGTGAACGTCCTCTCCATCACCGGGAACCTCCTCATGGGGCTGGCGAAATTTGGTCCATCTCACATGCTCATCATCGCCGGGAGAGCAGTCACGGGGCTGTACTGCG GGCTCTCCTCCGGACTCGTGCCCATGTATGTCAGCGAGGTCTCTCCCACGGCCCTTCGAGGAGCGCTGGGGACGTTGCACCAGCTTGCTATCGTCACGGGTATCCTCATCAGCCAG GTCCTCGGACTAGACTTTCTCCTGGGCAATGATGAGATGTGGCCCCTGCTCCTCGGTCTCTCTGGTGCGGCTGCCCTCCTGCAGttcttcctgctcctgctgtgccccGAGAGCCCCCGATACCTTTACATCAAACTGGGGAAGGTGGAAGAAgctaaaaaaa gtTTAAAAAGGCTCAGAGGAAACTGTGACCCGATGAAAGAGATTGctgagatggaaaaggaaaagcaagaagccGCTAGTGAAAAGAAAGTTTCCATAAGACAGCTTTTCACCTCTTCGAAGTACAGGCAGGCTGTCATCGTGGCACTGATGGTGCAGATATCTCAGCAGTTCTCAGGAATCAATGCA ATCTTTTACTACTCTACAAACATTTTCGAGAGAGCTGGAGTTGACCAACCAGTTTACGCAACCATTGGCGTTGGAGTGGTGAACACAGTCTTCACTGTTATCTCC GTCTTTCTGGTGGAGAAGGCGGGCAGGCGGTCCCTGTTCCTGGCTGGTTTGATGGGCATGTTAATAAGCGCCATGGCCATGACAGTTGGACTTGTGCTCCTG AGCCAGTTTACCTGGATGAGCTATGTCAGCATGGTTGCGATCTTCCTCTTCGTCATCTTCTTTGAAGTCGGGCCCGGGCCCATCCCCTGGTTTATCGTAGCCGAACTGTTCAGCCAaggcccgcgccccgccgccatcGCGGTCGCCGGCTTCTGCAACTGGGCCTGCAACTTCATCGTGGGAATGTGTTTCCAGTACATAGCG GATCTGTGCGGACCGTACGTGTTTGTGATCTTCGCGGCTCTGCTTCTAGTCTTCTTTCTGTTTGCATACTTCAAAGTACCAGAGACGAAAGGGAAGTCCTTTGAGGAGATCGCAGCTGTGTTCCGCCGCAAGAAGTTCCCGGCCAAAGCCATGATTGAGCTGGAAGACCTGCGAGGCAGCGAGGAGGCATAG